The following are from one region of the Mus musculus strain NOD/ShiLtJ chromosome 17 genomic scaffold, GRCm38.p6 alternate locus group NOD/ShiLtJ MMCHR17_CHO_IDD1 genome:
- the Ring1 gene encoding E3 ubiquitin-protein ligase RING1 (The RefSeq protein has 1 substitution compared to this genomic sequence): MTTPANAQNASKTWELSLYELHRTPQEAIMDGTEIAVSPRSLHSELMCPICLDMLKNTMTTKECLHRFCSDCIVTALRSGNKECPTCRKKLVSKRSLRPDPNFDALISKIYPSREEYEAHQDRVLIRLSRLHNQQALSSSIEEGLRMQAMHRAQRVRRPMPGSDQTATMSGGEGEPGEGEGDGEDVSSDSAPDSAPGPAPKRPRGAGAGASSVGTGGGAAGGACGGAGSEDSGDRGGTLGGGTLGPPSPPGAPSPPEPGGEIELVFRPHPLLVEKGEYCQTRYVKTTGNATVDHLSKYLALRIALERRQQQETTEPGGPGGGASDTGGPDGGGGERGVAGGGEGPEEPALPSLEGVSEKQYTIYIAPGGGAFTTLNGSLTLELVNEKFWKVSRPLELCYAPTKDPK; encoded by the exons ATGACGACGCCGGCGAATGCACAGAATGCCAGCAAAACGTGGGAACTGAGTCTCTATGAGCTGCACCGGACCCCGCAG GAAGCCATCATGGATGGTACAGAGATTGCGGTTTCGCCTCGGTCACTGCATTCTGAGCTCATGTGTCCCATCTGCCTGGACATGCTGAAGAACACAATGACCACCAAGGAGTGCCTGCATAGGTTCTGCTCGGACTGCATCGTCACCGCCCTGCGGAGCGG GAACAAGGAGTGCCCTACCTGCCGGAAAAAGCTGGTATCCAAGCGGTCCCTACGGCCGGACCCCAACTTCGACGCCCTGATCTCCAAAATCTACCCTAGCCGGGAGGAATATGAGGCCCATCAGGACCGGGTGCTCATCCGCCTCAGCCGCCTGCACAACCAGCAGGCGCTGAGCTCCAGTATCGAGGAAGGGCTCCGGATGCAGGCCATGCACAG GGCCCAGCGTGTGAGGCGGCCGATGCCTGGATCTGATCAGACCGCCACAATGAGTGGGGGGGAAGGAGAAcctggggagggagaaggggatggagAGGATGTAAGCTCTGACTCCGCCCCAGACTCTGCTCCAGGCCCTGCTCCCAAGCGACCCCGCGGAGCGGGTGCAGGGGCCAGCAGTGTAGGGACAGGGGGTGGGGCTGCTGGTGGGGCTTGCGGGGGTGCCGGTTCTGAAGACTCTGGTGACCGGGGCGGCACCCTGGGAGGGGGAACCCTGGGGCCCCCAAGCCCTCCTGGGGCCCCCAGCCCTCCAGAGCCCGGTGGAGAGATTGAGCTTGTGTTCCGGCCCCATCCCCTGCTTGTGGAGAAAGGAGAGTACTGCCAGACTCG gTACGTGAAGACTACTGGGAATGCCACAGTGGATCATCTCTCCAAGTACCTGGCCCTGCGCATTGCCCTGgagaggaggcagcagcaggaaaCCGCAGAGCCCGGAGGGCCTGGTGGGGGTGCTTCGGACACAGGCGGACCTGATGGGGGTGGTGGGGAGAGAGGCGTTGCCGGAGGAGGCGAAGGTCCTGAGGAGCCTGCGCTCCCCAGCCTGGAAGGTGTCAGCGAAAAGCAGTACACCATCTACATCGCTCCTGGGGGCGGAGCGTTCACG aCGCTGAATGGATCACTGACCTTGGAGCTTGTAAACGAGAAGTTCTGGAAGGTGTCCAGGCCCTTAGAGCTCTGCTATGCCCCCACGAAGGACCCAAAATGA